A region of the Ptychodera flava strain L36383 chromosome 22, AS_Pfla_20210202, whole genome shotgun sequence genome:
CACATGGTTTGATAGTTGTAATATGACTGGTGTAAGGAAATGTTTTGTTGCTACCTAAAAGTCCTGCCTTTATCTTGctacaaaatataaacaacGGAAAATTCACCAAAAAATAGTTTAGTGGTTTCCTGGAAAAACTACAACAACCTAGAAGGACACATAAAGAATTTATACTTACTTTGGTCTAATGTGATGACTCAACAAATcaactaaataaaaaaaataaatgacttcAAACGACAAAGTGGCTACCATGTCGCTTTCAAATCTATTTATGGACCGAGAGAAACTCTGCAAGGGAGACTTTGATTTCTGTCTTAGGGTGACTTTCACAAATGTCTAATACTTACGCATTCATTCTCTGCCTCAGTCTGATGTAAGCAATGCAGGCTCCATCCGTACCAATCATGTGCACACGGGGGTTTACAATGGTTACCGGACAATCTTCCGCAGGAACTAAAAATAGACAAATGTGCCAATGGCAATATTGATTAAGAAAGTCAGGTGACATGCTTATTTTGGATGAATGCACTACTTAGTGTTTATGAAAGCAAaattaggcattgaaattaCAGCTGATCAgctgtaaatttcatttttatttgggTATGACCCatcaaaaacaaagcaaaatttggcaaaatcacgcaggatatttgaaatgcaaaaaaaaatattaagggTTGGAGTATTTTAAATAGGATAAGTTGGATTaccagaaacatattttcttattAGACGTATGAATTCATAGCTTGGGTTTTCAAGGGTAataataaatgtaaacaaactGCTCCCTTGTCCCGAATGTTGAAAAGCATGCTACGGTAAAAATGTACCATGTCTTtaaaatgaaaaggaaaaatcaatatacatatacgtccatatCTGTTACCAATTTTAACTTATTAAAAGAAGTTTTACGTAAATTGCATAGTCATAACGCTGCTTTCAGTGTCCATGTATCTATTGGACACAGATAGTTAACTCATAGTTTTTTCAAAGGCCACTTCTCTTCACAAAAGCATGCATTTGATCATCATATACAAATGCATTAACCTATCTGTCAAACACATAGGTCACTTTGACAGGTCTGTCTTAGCGTCTGGTGTCAGTCACTATCTTTGAATATAATTTTCACAATGGAATGTCATATTTATTGTCATAACCTATATGTTATCTTGAACAGATTTCTCTCGGCCATCAATTATTGTAGAACAAAATCATTGTCAGTCATTTACAGCTTAAAGAACTATAAGGATCTCTGTATAATTTCTGTCTAATTTTTGTGTATATGTGCCAGAAGATGTTCCAAATATAGAGTGAAATCAATCATGCTATAAATGAACATCAGATATACATGAACAGAAACAAGTTATTGAAGTGTgtcaatacatacatatagatgaTTCTGATTAAATTCTGATGTAGAGATGACAATGTTTCCACTGATACATTTTTCTTTGCTATTCTCCGTAGCTGACAGTTGCCTCACTACTGTACTAACCAACTGCTATAGAAGACCATGTTCAAATCTTGCACTTTGCAGGATATCTTCTTGGTCACATGTAATGAGACAAATATCAGCTTATGAGAACAGCAAAGAACAAGTACAGATGGAAATgtaatctgattttaatcaaactgacgtgtttgtgtgtatgttttgaTAAACTTCTGCAAACTCATAGGTTTACGTAACTAATTATTTTGAAGAATCACACGGATAAAGGTTTGACTTACATCTGTCAAAGTAATACTTATGGAACTCCAACCCATCAACCACATTACCCATGGTCTCTGGTTCAAAGCAAGATATGTGTGGCACCGTCATGTCCCTGTTGTTGggaaaaatgagaaaaagatAATGTAAGTGACTTTGTTGCAGGCACAGCAACTCACAACTTCAGGTATCAAATAATGTTTGGTTGAAGAAAGATTTAGTGTTACTCAAAAGTAGAAATAAATGAGTTTAGACCATGTTTAAAGTTCACAAAGAATATAAACCTAAAATGAATCAACATTGAAAATTCCaaagcaaaaatattgaaaagaatGTCTTTGATTTCAGTCTGCATAACAAAACTTAAATTAATCCTTCGTGGCATCTTTCACATTTCTTATTTGCTTTACCTTTCTGCACTCAACCTTTCAATATCATTTTCCTTTTGACATTTTCTCTTATAATGTACATCCCAGTGGGACTACATTTGTGTCagtacatttttgtaaattacaGTGCTGTCGTAGTCAAGAGAATGTCGTCATTGTACATAAGAAAAATTAATGTTATAAGGAACAACCAACCTACCTATATGCGTCATAGTCTCTGCGGTCTATTGCACCAAGTAGATCTTTTGTAATGTTGATTATTTCTTGATgtcaagaaaaacaataaattattcacTTTTAGTGCAAAATAAAGAGTGATAACCCTTACCAAATTCTTACCATAAAAGGTATAGCttaggtatatttattgtataccAAACCACTTCTGGTATATTTTTGGTATACCACTGATGTGTACCTATTTTCTAGGTCGGTTTTTAATACAGTGTACCTAAACTGTACCTCAGTAATCAgttatataaattatttataaaaACTAATATGTACCGGTTCATAGTAGGTAGGAAAAGGTACTGAAGTACCTATTTTGTAGCTTTTCTACTATGTATAGTAAAGTTGAAATCTGGTACATTCATGGTATACCAGAAATGTACCAATCAATGATTTAGTATTTTGTTGCCATGCACTTATGCAAGCTGGCTCCTTTATACTCTGTTCAGTGCAGTCAAGTTGAAAACTGGTACATTTCTGGTATACCTGACAGAATCAGACCTCCATCGAACTGTTCTGCCATCGCCGTTCTCTGGGACACACATGATTTCTGCAATGGAGGTAAATTCAAATGCCACAATAAACCGCTTCATTATTGAGTACTTCATCAGCTATGCCCTGAAATCCATGCCCTGAAATTAAAGCTAAGCTCTTTAGAGATGTGAGTATTTCGATTTTATACAATGCAAGAGCCGAGGTACATGATATTCCACAtcgattaagggtcattagcatagaattttaataccgaaataattctcattaatgtaatctgcatatttgaatatcattatacctcgcatcttgcactaatagttcgatttcacaataaaagaatataaaaatacacTCAAGCTTCAATGTGAGTCCACAGAAGtagcagaaaaaaatgtacaaatctgAGAGTCCAAAAATTTCTTCCTGATCTGTGTTCTACATTCAAGGGCAAAAACTTGTGGACATACACCTAGTTGTGGAAATGCTGCTGGAGGGGTAGGCTGCGTCTAtgtgggtcatcaaaaggtcaaccatggctggggttgaccttttgatgacccacaTAGACACAGCCTCAGCAACCCTGCCAGACAGCTTTGTTTCTACAGCTATTAAACCCTGGGCTGGCGTTTTTAGATTTTAGGCAATGTTGTCGGATGTTACGCGCATGTGGCTAtattttagtaacaaacctgaattAATAACAATCAACGCTATTTCATTAAAAAGAATGATTGAACGtttaaaatatatatctatatatatctatatatatatatatatatatatatatatattttttttttttttttttttaccttaaATTTGTCACACAGGGGTGTCATCAAGTTTTCCacagttggaatagggggtcaccctggtttcaaaagttggaatggggggtcaCCCACTATTTGACacgtcagcaaaaaataatccccCAACTCCTCAcccccaggccaaagaaactgaccattccctaaaaaagtatgtaaattttgaaaaaatagcatGCCTGCCATGCAAAACTCTATAATAATTTGTAAAAGTTAATTGGAAGGCAAAAACAGTAGCCATATGCCCCTTTTCTGCCGCTGGCTGCGCTTTGGGACAGACAACCATAATAGTATGCAGATTTGTTGTAGAATTTAAACATAAATACCAACAAGTGACCTTCCCTCACATCACAccataggggaaagaaatctgagtcccctggggtgggagggaggttttttgtgcaacggtttaccttatttgattttattaattttgactgtgatatttcaaataaagttcaagtccaaaccgtctgactgctttctttattaatacaagtaatttttgttaattttgactgtggtatttcaaatacagatttcgactccacaccgtctgactgctttatatattaccgacaagtccttatctcctctccaacttgtgtatacgccactgtaattgctccgaaaacattgccaacttgctaatccgctgtcggtatcagcggattaagtgattgagtcaacaccacagccgtcccacacgcattaaaataaggacggctgtggtgttgacttaataagctaatccgctgatacgctcagtcattaacaagtCCGGgtaacaagttggcaatgtttgtgcagcaattagagtggtatgtgtactggttgaagaggagataaggaattggaaacacagtcagacagtttggagtcgaaagctttatttgaaatatcacagtcaaaattaataaaatcaaatattaaaggtaaaccgttgcacaaagaaaacctcctccccacccaggggactttcatctgcccctGACATCACACCCGCCTTAGAAAATGCAATAGCACATTGTGATATGGCACTAATTTATCATTCAGGCGGAAAGCTTCCATCGGTTATGATGATTGAGTCACTAGGTGTTCAACATTTCACGGATTTATCCCAGAATCATGAAAATATGGACCGATCACAAACAAGCAAGCAACCCTCGTTGCATAATGTGGTATGCGCAGAGAAATGGCCCCTTTGTATTTCGCTATACACTGAACTCTCCGAGCACCTGTGGGCTTTGCTATGCGTGGTAGGGCAGTGTGTCAATATTCTGCCTCCCACCACATGCCTACATGCCTacagccggtaacacacagcccaggTGCTCCGCAGAGCTACAATCACTCATACTGCAATGAGATGATAGACTTTGCATCGTGTTTACGgtatttttggacaattttggACATTTCGCCATTTTTGAAGTTGGAGGTAAAAACAACTTTCGAATTCGATGGCTACATAAGAAGGAACGCCAACTACATTTCCCCATGATTATTATGACTGTAGAATGTTATCTGATGACACaaataaaatctgtacaagGTCTCTCTTACCTGCTTCGGACATCGTAGTATTCTTTCGATGTTCACTTAATGCCGAACTAGATGCCGAACTTGTACAAGTAGCTGTGTAACTTTCTCGGTGCAGTACACGAAGTAGGTCAGGTTAACCTCTTTACTAGTTatcaaaaatttgaatataatatGACAAGCATACGGCAAGTGGTGTCATGAGGTCGGGTGAGTACACCGTCAACCCACGTGTTTATTCTGAATGAGGTCAAAGCGCCAGcctctaagggactggtcagtttcttaaCCCTGGGGGCGGCGGTGGGCGTTGTTTAATTTTTTGCggacatcaaaaagtggctgaccccatTCAAACCTTcgaaaacaaggtgaccccccATGTCATGCTTTGTATATGAACTGCATATTTCATTATGATACGTactctttgcaaaacagacattcaatttgcaaacatcaagatacgtcatatatatatatatatatatatatatatatatatatatatatatatatatatatatatacatacacacatataaatatatatattgtcacgtagcgtggttgTGATATAGCAGTAGACGTATAAGAGACGGCACGATACACCGAAATATACTTTaagtcgtagcactttattcagctgagtaacgtAAGGTGTAATACACGGTAAAACTCTATGTCTCACACTAGTCTAGTACTTAGGCATCTGTCTCGGTCAACGTCGTCTGGAGCGTCGCAACAGGTTCTGAACGGCTTCTACtttaacacactaaaatgcagagtttatattgggtgaatatctggctttgtcatgactttggtatgcgtctatAATGAGGAACGTCACTCAAATCTAAGTACAAGGTTAACAGGATGGAAGTATCTCTCAACGCCGAGCATGGCTGAGACTatctgtcaacatagcgtcCGGTCAACGTTAATGACTTAagcagttgtcaaaacaatacgttcactaaagacggatgaaaggttacatcaaaaggtcacgaaaataaacaagggagTCGTTCTCACGATGCACCACGTGCAGAAGGGGTTACTATAGGTCACTGTCGGTCATTCACTGTCagtcatacaaactaaattcaagtcataaaatatcatatagtATTAACTATCGAGTGGCTACATCACAATatctatatatttatacatatatgtatatatacacatacacacacatacataaaatatatatatatatatatatatacatatatatataggcctatatatatatattatatatatatatatatatatatataaaaacaatTCTCCAGcacccttatatatatatatatatatatatatatatatatatatatatatatataatatatatatatatatatatatatatatatatatatattatatatatacacgccCAAATGCGCCCCGAAAACTGCAGATGACTGATGCAATTCGTGGCTGGTACggtgcattttatgcaagtatgagccgGTGTCTCAAAAATCACAATAACCCCTAtcgagcatttcaaaaacatgatgaccaccccatcaccaaagtcaaaagcaGGGTTACCCTCGTGAATCAACCGCCCCCTCCCGACTgaaaaaactgaccagtccctacgGTCGGGTAGCGACAAAGGTTGGACATGTCGGTCAGATGATTTTCATGTGAGCTCACTATGGTACTGGGCCTCgtagtgaaagacttaaacttttgcattAAATTTCCCCAAGAAACCTTTAAATTGACAGATTCAAATTAAGAATAAGAATCAGGGTAACCGTAGAAATTTGGGTGAAAGAGAACACAGTTACCTTATTAATTAAATTTACcgttatttaaaattcaaataggCCGCCATCCCCGAGTTAAATCTATAAGAAATAATTTAATTTCTGGTTTTCAAAAACACTTACcgttgaaaatttatttattccaagagcttcaaGACAAGCCCACatatagaccctcgagaaaaacgatgGTCTATGGCCCACAAAAGTGATCTATCagaaaattatcataaaagtttgagtccaaatatctgtcgcAGATGTGCGATCTACCTGTCATTTGTTGGCTGCAATTCCGCTCTGCGTATACGCGGCTCATAGACGCATGTATACACATGTACTTTGACGTGTACATACACACGTCTATGAGCCGCgtaggcgcagagcggaattGCATCCAACAAGTGACTGTGCATGAAACCTACCATTATATAAGTCATTTTTGTCCTATCGCCGTGAAGACTCCTCCTAAAACAtatatttggtttgaaaattatcaggtgttttgtttttttttaatttgtcagATGATCATATCATGTTCGAACCATAAGCTTAATAACTACAGAGAAGAAAGTTGATATTCCAAACGAGGTTTTCGTGCCAAGGACATTTCGGGGCTTGTAATGTCAAAGTGTGCTTTGCAGAATTTGGAACCCTTTGTACATTGTCATAGCTTTCTAAAGTTATTGGCATCGATCCAGCACCATCATATGGCCATGTCTAAAGCTGCCAGATACTCCTATATGCATACCTCTAGAGCTCTACATTAGGTATCGACTTTTCCCTGGTCAACCGTCGCTTTCGTAATTTAATCCTTCAGTATCCCTTACGACGACAGCATTCAGTTATCATTCTCTCAGGACACAAAAGCTTTATATTGGCCAACCCCGCTAACGGGAACAAGACGATATGCCATTTTCATTCCCGGATGTTGTTACGAACAAGTACCGAGAATTGGAAGAATCGAACTTTTGGATAGCTTCACAGAAGATTTCATGGCCTTGTTATCGATTATCAGTTTTGCAGAGGAGATATCGCGTCTTAGATTGTGACAGCTAGGGAAAAGGAGGTTGCAAGAGGAAGGGCTAGACATGAGAAGTGGCTACATTCCTCTTATGTACGCATGTCCATTTGAAAGTGTTAAGTTTATACTTCGTCAAATTTcggaatgtaccataccacactctctgctaATGTGAGTTGAGtgtaataaagattgattgagtGCATATTATTGACGAAAGTTGACGAAAGTTCCTATGTATATATGAGATACACTGATATAACAATCATAAGTTGTTTTAGCAGTTTTAGATAAAgttattactaatttgcatattattgaaCTTTGATATACCTGAATTGATATGACCCATGACCAAACTTGCAATTGGAATATTTAATtattaactttcccaattaaggctataagactggaaggaccctgaaaaagtttatgaaacttgctatgtatattgatgagacaTTTATGTCGTATAAGTGAAAGATAGTTTGCATTTTCATATCAGCTGATTTGTAAATTGAATTTCTAATGACCTTTACAGTTTGgtatatatagtttgaaggacatgactaaaggcaattacacttgctatataaagtggtaatACAATGACAAAAGTCAAAGAAACTTAGTATTAGTGAATGTTGTTCACGATGTTGATcatttacaatttcaatgaagttgtaaacatgtggcaaaagttgaaattcacagacaactgcaaatatatatgaaacacgtgagcattttcagttcatatctggtggtGTTTTTATACATTTACGTATAGGTATTGAGTAACGTCCTTAGTGCACTGACTTTGAAGTTCAAAAGGGTCGAACTCAAGAAAAATCGCTATTGCAATATCAGTTATAGTGAccttttttactcaaaattttcacaaaaatatgcatttcaaattcCCGAACAAAAActaagttttgaccaaaacagGAGTCACGTCACTCTTGCAAAGGGTCATCgacatattaaccctttcaccccctgTTGCCTGTGtaaaggtccaactttaccatagaaaacaatggatttgggaaaaaccatagtggtgaaagggttaaaacaagaTCCGATGTGCAACCTTGCTAGGTTACTTCGTTACTAAACTCACTCTTAGGGATagagtcgtcggaactgcgctcaaaggttgtatgggaccaatacgaccaatgtaaacactgtatctaaggtatgatggtgattgatgaaagttaaaacatgtcgttcataatctacatcgtataatttaatgttgcagctatgatgatgagatgcatcTAGATACCGTGCAGGAAATGCATTGTTTAAATGAAGAAAAACTGAAATCGAGATATGAGAAGTGAATATACTCTGTCCTTTAAGTATTTAATAATTTTTCTGTCCGCTTCGAGTCAGCAATCTCCTGTACTTTCTTAATTGCGACTCTGTCAAATCAATGTGTAATATGAAATATATTTGGAAGACAAAATAATCCAGACGTTACTTATTTAGCAAGAGGAAACACATTGCAATAATTTATTGCCATCTAGTCAAAAACCCACTGATACATTGTAAACAAGACCACTTGTAAGAATCACATCTACCAACACacaatttcactttatttcgcAAGATCCTCTGTGTTAAACCAGTACAGGCCCGTTGCTTATAAGGGTGTACTGTGAAAGTGGATAACTTTCCACTTTCCATCAATTCTTTGCCATACACGAGTTTCCTGTGTCCGAAAAGTGACTGTAATGGCAGGCCTGTtgacaaaagagaaagaaaatgccTTATTGCGGAGACAAAAGCGACCTTCCcttattatttttatatcatggataaataaattttacaaacatttgCCAATTATCAACCTATATCCTCTTAGCATTTTCACTTGTCACTGACCTACGTGTTAGATCTCGACGGTTTGCACACAAAACCGAAAGAAATTTGGCACAGACTTTGCTCAAAAATAGCATATGGGTGAACCAAAAATCacataatttacatgtaatttacttgatatatttaatgtactttccACATGTTATTTTATCTCAAAAATTGCAGCGTCTGATTTGATTAATTTTCCAGCGAAAAGACATTGGCAAATTGTCTGAGAACGTGAAAGCATCATTTTACAGACAAGACTGAGTGCACTCACTATTGTGTTGAAACGCGGGCGCATCACATCTGGTTTTATATTATAAGAACACTTACTCGGTCGTTCTCTGCCTCAGTCTGACGTAAGCAATGCAGGCTGCATCTGGACCAAATACATGCACACGAGGATTTATGATAGTAACTGAACAGTTTTCAGGAGGAACTAAATAACGGGAAAGATTGTAATAATGATTTAGAAATCAAAAAGTGACCAAAATTGTAAATAACAGGATAAGTAATTCCTTTGTAGAAAGAGTGCACTATAGTCGAACCTATCTTCCTAACAAAGCGACCACCTCTTCaatgttgtaatttttagaCGGTCCCATGGGATTTCTTAAATAGTTCTGACTGAGTGACAAGCATATATTTAAATAGTACAACAGGatcagtattatttttaaaGGTTTCATTCTCGTTGATTTCTACACAAATGTCATTTCAGAAATGTGATATCATGATTTAATGATATTCACGATTTGCCGATATACCGGTCTTTCCCATATTCAACATGCCCACCGATCTACGGAAGACCATTTCGTGGTCACGTTGTTGGTCCCTTGGGTGACCACTATATGGGCAAGAGTTCCTTTAGGCCCCTCAAACCTGGAAATCACTTTAATCGCGGACTTTCCTTGGAAGAGGCGCATCAAAAACAACTTTTGGAGGGGTTTAGAATTAGGGTTAGGATTAGTTTTAGGGTTAGCATGCTTAAAAGTGTTGTTATGTCATACCTAAGATAAGGGTTTGGGACCTTAAGGAACTCTTTCCACAAAATGCATGTTTGACTGTTTTCTGTGTAACGTCTTATGAtgaataatgttgttttataaaaAAACACATAACGTATTCTAACTTGTGTTAATATGTCATTCACCTCTTTTATAAGTTGCTACAGACTGACAAGTGCACGTTATTTATAACCTTGAAGAACTTATACGAACACTTTTTTACTCACTCTTGTCAAAGTAATATTCATGAAAGTCCAACCCTTCCACGAGATCACCCATAGTCCCTCGTTCAAAACAAGATACGTTTTCCATGGTCATATCCCTGTATAAATAGTTTTTAAAAAGTCAACGTGTTACAATTGTTTGAACAAATAAAGCAAGGCAATATTGACAGTGTTTTCATTGCTTAAAACCAAGGAAAGATTCAAATGAagcagctttcaaaattttaactgTGTTCCTAAAAAGTTACGTGAAAATTATGCAGAGTCAGTTTTCTTGTTATTAATGTGAACCTTTTACGTCACGGATTGTTCAAGTTACGAAAACAGTTAAGTTTcagtttgttttaaatttcatattataTTTCTGTTCGATTATTAAAGTTTCAATAGAGCCGTGTTGATCTTGACTAAATCTTGTGAATATTGTTGAGGGTAGCACACTGTAGATCAACTATTTTAGTATGACATAAGCTTTCGGAgacaacagtctccttcatcagatgtactTGCAGAATGGACAAAGAAGCAAAAGGCCAAATGCGTCTTCCGTTCAATTATATATAGCC
Encoded here:
- the LOC139123031 gene encoding calcium/calmodulin-dependent protein kinase type II alpha chain-like isoform X4, producing MSEAEIINITKDLLGAIDRRDYDAYRDMTVPHISCFEPETMGNVVDGLEFHKYYFDRFPAEDCPVTIVNPRVHMIGTDGACIAYIRLRQRMNAPGKAVTVKSQETRVWQKINGKWKNIHFHSTASE
- the LOC139123031 gene encoding calcium/calmodulin-dependent protein kinase type II alpha chain-like isoform X2; the encoded protein is MANSKSSGSGEIINITKDLLGAIDRRDYDAYRDMTVPHISCFEPETMGNVVDGLEFHKYYFDRFPAEDCPVTIVNPRVHMIGTDGACIAYIRLRQRMNAPGKAVTVKSQETRVWQKINGKWKNIHFHSTASE
- the LOC139123031 gene encoding calcium/calmodulin-dependent protein kinase type II subunit alpha-like isoform X3, with protein sequence MMSEVGLEEEVINVTKDLLSAIDRRDFKVYRDMTMENVSCFERGTMGDLVEGLDFHEYYFDKIPPENCSVTIINPRVHVFGPDAACIAYVRLRQRTTEPAITVTFRTQETRVWQRIDGKWKVIHFHSTPL
- the LOC139123031 gene encoding calcium/calmodulin-dependent protein kinase type II subunit alpha-like isoform X1 translates to MANSKSSGSGGLEEEVINVTKDLLSAIDRRDFKVYRDMTMENVSCFERGTMGDLVEGLDFHEYYFDKIPPENCSVTIINPRVHVFGPDAACIAYVRLRQRTTEPAITVTFRTQETRVWQRIDGKWKVIHFHSTPL